The following proteins come from a genomic window of Corallococcus sp. NCRR:
- a CDS encoding cupin domain-containing protein, whose translation MPTLIPKPIRVTAVGNKPKLIDEYVGRVNSKTSNISVAHMRSPGGWEEPGQTPEFREITLVLAGTLRVEHKGGVMDVHAGQTVVCEPGEWVRYSTPDEEGAEYVAICTPAFSPGTVHRDA comes from the coding sequence ATGCCCACGCTCATCCCGAAGCCCATCCGCGTGACGGCGGTGGGCAACAAGCCGAAGCTCATCGACGAGTACGTGGGCCGGGTGAACTCCAAGACGTCCAACATCAGCGTGGCCCACATGCGCAGCCCCGGTGGGTGGGAGGAGCCGGGCCAGACGCCCGAGTTCCGTGAAATCACCCTGGTGCTCGCGGGCACGCTGCGGGTGGAGCACAAGGGCGGGGTGATGGACGTCCACGCCGGCCAGACGGTGGTGTGCGAACCCGGCGAGTGGGTCCGCTACAGCACCCCCGACGAGGAGGGCGCGGAGTACGTGGCCATCTGCACCCCGGCGTTCTCCCCGGGCACGGTGCACCGGGACGCCTGA
- a CDS encoding ABC-F family ATP-binding cassette domain-containing protein, which produces MIRLDNIGKQHGQQILFIEASAALHKGEKVGLVGPNGAGKTTLFRMMTGQEYPDEGQVSIDRGVTIGYFSQDVGEMNGRSAVTEVMDGAGPVSKVAAEMKDLEAAMGDPDQADNMEKLVERYGVAQGRFEELGGYALEGRAREILAGLGFSEEMMDGDVGKLSGGWKMRVALARILLMRPDAMFLDEPSNHLDIESLIWLESFLKGYEGALLMTSHDREFMNRIVTKVVEIDGGSLTTYSGNYDFYEGQRAQNEAQQQAQYERQQAMLAKEIKFIERFKARASHAAQVQSRVKKLEKIEKVEPPKRRSTVLFEFQPPPRSGDDVVNLKSVSKGYGKRTIYDGLDFLVRRAERWCVMGVNGAGKSTLLKLVTGTTQPDEGSVALGGSVKMGYFAQHAMDLLDGEKTVFEQLSDAFPRAGQGSLRALAGCFGFSGDEVEKKCRVLSGGEKARLVMAQMLYDPPNFLVLDEPTNHLDMGTKEMLITALSRYEGTMLFVSHDRHFLAALSNRVLELTPDGIHKYGGGYTEYVARTGQEAPGLRS; this is translated from the coding sequence ATGATCCGTCTCGACAACATCGGCAAGCAACACGGTCAGCAGATCCTCTTCATCGAGGCGTCGGCCGCGCTCCACAAGGGCGAAAAGGTGGGCCTGGTGGGCCCGAACGGAGCGGGCAAGACGACGCTGTTCCGGATGATGACCGGCCAGGAGTACCCGGATGAGGGACAGGTCTCCATCGACCGCGGCGTCACCATTGGCTACTTCAGCCAGGACGTCGGTGAGATGAACGGCCGCAGCGCGGTGACCGAGGTCATGGACGGCGCGGGCCCGGTGAGCAAGGTCGCGGCGGAGATGAAGGACCTGGAAGCCGCCATGGGGGACCCGGACCAGGCGGACAACATGGAGAAGCTCGTCGAGCGCTACGGCGTCGCGCAGGGCCGCTTCGAGGAACTGGGCGGCTACGCGCTGGAGGGCCGCGCGCGCGAAATCCTCGCGGGCCTGGGCTTCAGCGAAGAGATGATGGACGGCGACGTGGGCAAGCTGTCCGGCGGTTGGAAGATGCGCGTGGCCCTGGCCCGTATCCTCCTGATGCGGCCGGACGCCATGTTCCTGGACGAGCCCTCCAACCACCTGGATATCGAGTCACTCATCTGGCTGGAGAGCTTCCTCAAGGGGTACGAGGGCGCCCTGCTGATGACGTCGCACGATCGCGAGTTCATGAACCGCATCGTGACGAAGGTGGTCGAAATCGACGGCGGTTCGCTGACGACGTACTCGGGCAACTACGACTTCTACGAGGGCCAGCGCGCGCAGAACGAGGCGCAGCAGCAGGCGCAGTACGAGCGCCAGCAGGCGATGCTCGCGAAGGAGATCAAGTTCATCGAGCGGTTCAAGGCCCGCGCGTCGCATGCGGCGCAGGTGCAGAGCCGGGTGAAGAAGCTGGAGAAGATCGAGAAGGTGGAGCCGCCGAAGCGCCGCTCCACGGTGCTCTTCGAGTTCCAGCCTCCGCCGCGTTCAGGTGACGACGTGGTGAACCTGAAGAGCGTGAGCAAGGGCTACGGCAAGCGGACCATCTACGACGGCCTGGACTTCCTGGTGCGCCGCGCGGAGCGCTGGTGCGTGATGGGCGTGAACGGCGCGGGCAAGTCCACGTTGCTGAAGCTGGTGACGGGGACGACGCAGCCGGACGAGGGCTCGGTGGCGCTGGGTGGCAGCGTGAAGATGGGTTACTTCGCGCAGCACGCGATGGACCTGCTGGACGGAGAGAAGACGGTCTTCGAGCAGCTGTCGGACGCGTTCCCGAGGGCGGGGCAGGGCTCGCTGAGGGCGCTGGCGGGCTGCTTCGGCTTCAGCGGCGACGAGGTGGAGAAGAAGTGCCGGGTGCTGTCGGGAGGAGAGAAGGCGCGTCTGGTGATGGCGCAGATGCTCTACGACCCGCCGAACTTCCTGGTGCTGGACGAGCCCACGAACCACCTGGACATGGGCACGAAGGAGATGCTGATCACGGCGCTGTCGCGCTACGAGGGCACGATGCTGTTCGTGTCCCACGACCGGCACTTCCTGGCAGCGCTCTCCAACCGCGTGCTGGAGCTGACGCCGGACGGCATCCACAAGTACGGCGGCGGCTACACCGAGTACGTCGCGCGCACCGGCCAGGAAGCCCCGGGCCTGCGCAGCTGA
- a CDS encoding aldehyde dehydrogenase family protein, with translation MRVVSVEEALVPGDLQAVFDRLQARRWELAKTGPKERLARLEKLKALLLERREELADALHEDFRKPPAEVEATEILPVLLELAHVQKHLKAWMKPRKVGAPLLLTGTKSEVHPEPKGVVLILAPWNYPFHLLVSPLVAAVAAGNAVLCKPSEKTPGTARFLAQLLRDVFPQDEVALVEGGADVGEALLRLPFDHFFFTGGPRVGRRVMEAAARHLAGVTLELGGKSPVIVDASADVDAAAERIVWGKFLNAGQTCIAPDHVWVHASKEEALLTGMKSALERFYGKTEEARRATPDFCRMVDDGAYKRVCRLLDESVAGGARVVAGGGVHAETRYIAPTVLADVTPESAVMDEEIFGPLLPVLRFESLDEVVTQVRAGGKPLAMYVFSHEEATVERLLKETSAGGTVVNNVVLHNVNPHLPFGGVGQSGLGAYHGEAGFKAFSHERAVVRQGRTAFTNLFFPPYRGKAQRLARLASKLFE, from the coding sequence ATGCGCGTGGTGTCAGTGGAGGAGGCCCTGGTCCCGGGAGACCTGCAGGCGGTGTTCGACCGCCTCCAGGCGCGCCGCTGGGAGCTGGCGAAGACAGGGCCGAAGGAGCGCCTCGCGCGGCTGGAGAAGCTCAAGGCGCTGCTGCTGGAGCGGCGTGAGGAGCTGGCGGACGCGCTGCACGAGGACTTCCGCAAGCCGCCCGCGGAGGTGGAGGCGACGGAGATCCTGCCGGTGCTGCTGGAGCTGGCGCACGTGCAGAAGCACCTGAAGGCGTGGATGAAGCCGCGCAAGGTGGGCGCGCCGCTCTTGCTCACGGGCACGAAGAGCGAGGTGCACCCGGAGCCCAAGGGCGTGGTGCTCATCCTGGCGCCGTGGAACTACCCGTTCCACCTGCTGGTGTCGCCGCTGGTGGCGGCGGTGGCGGCGGGCAACGCCGTCCTGTGCAAGCCCAGCGAGAAGACGCCCGGCACGGCGCGCTTCCTGGCGCAGCTGCTGCGGGACGTGTTTCCGCAGGATGAGGTGGCGCTGGTGGAGGGCGGCGCGGACGTGGGCGAGGCGCTGCTGCGGCTGCCGTTCGACCACTTCTTCTTCACGGGCGGGCCGCGCGTGGGGCGCAGGGTGATGGAGGCGGCGGCGAGGCACCTGGCGGGGGTGACGCTGGAGCTGGGCGGCAAGTCGCCGGTCATCGTGGATGCGTCCGCGGACGTGGACGCGGCGGCGGAGCGGATTGTCTGGGGCAAGTTCCTCAATGCAGGCCAGACGTGCATCGCGCCGGACCATGTCTGGGTGCACGCATCGAAGGAGGAGGCGCTGCTGACGGGGATGAAGTCCGCGCTGGAGCGCTTCTACGGGAAGACGGAGGAGGCGCGGCGCGCGACGCCGGATTTCTGCCGGATGGTGGATGACGGCGCGTACAAGCGCGTGTGCCGGCTGCTGGATGAATCCGTGGCGGGAGGCGCGCGGGTGGTGGCGGGAGGCGGCGTGCACGCGGAGACGCGCTACATCGCGCCGACGGTGCTGGCGGACGTGACGCCGGAGTCGGCGGTGATGGACGAGGAGATCTTCGGCCCGCTCTTGCCGGTGCTGCGCTTCGAATCCCTGGATGAAGTGGTGACGCAGGTGCGCGCGGGGGGCAAGCCACTGGCCATGTATGTCTTCAGCCACGAAGAGGCCACGGTGGAGCGCCTGCTGAAGGAGACGAGCGCGGGCGGCACGGTGGTGAACAACGTGGTGTTGCACAACGTGAACCCGCATCTGCCGTTTGGCGGTGTGGGACAGAGCGGCCTGGGCGCGTACCACGGTGAAGCGGGCTTCAAGGCCTTCAGCCACGAGCGCGCGGTGGTGCGGCAGGGCCGCACGGCCTTCACGAACCTCTTCTTCCCGCCCTACCGAGGCAAGGCCCAGCGCCTGGCCCGGCTCGCGAGCAAGCTGTTCGAATAG
- a CDS encoding aldehyde dehydrogenase family protein, giving the protein MLEAVASLLPQASVEVDRIRAVFESQRANRWNLSRSTAAERIARLRKLREAIIARREQLAEAVHQDFRKPAMEVELTEIHPTLEELNHTVKHLKSWMKPKRVATPLTLKGASSHVRFEAKGVVVILSPWNYPFQLLAAPLIAAIAAGNAVMLKPSEKTPHTSRFLAKLVRDVYPENEVAVFEGGAEVAEALLQHPFDHFFFTGNPNIGRKVMAAATKFLSSVTLELGGKSPVIIDESANLKAAAEALAWGKFVNAGQTCVAPDYIYVPASKQQAFLEAFKAVLTRFYGATEAERQASPDFARVVDPAAWRRLKEVLDRTVAAGAKVEAGGTADAPSRYVAPTVLSGVTTRMPIMEAEIFGPVLPVLTYERREEVYAHINEGGKPLALYVFSQDSKMVEEVLQHTTSGGVVVNNVLIHVANPNLPFGGVGMSGLGNYHGHYGFKTFSHERAVMVQWMKSLAAVFFPPYRGKTQEWASKATRMLE; this is encoded by the coding sequence ATGCTGGAAGCCGTCGCGTCCCTCCTTCCCCAGGCCTCGGTTGAAGTGGACCGCATCCGCGCGGTGTTCGAGTCGCAGCGCGCGAACCGCTGGAACCTGTCGCGCAGCACGGCGGCGGAGCGCATCGCCCGGCTGCGCAAGCTGCGCGAGGCCATCATCGCGCGGCGCGAGCAGTTGGCGGAGGCCGTCCACCAGGACTTCCGCAAGCCGGCGATGGAGGTGGAGCTGACGGAGATCCACCCGACGCTGGAGGAGCTGAACCACACGGTGAAGCACCTGAAGTCGTGGATGAAGCCCAAGCGGGTGGCGACGCCGCTGACGCTCAAGGGCGCGTCCAGCCACGTGCGCTTCGAGGCGAAGGGCGTGGTGGTCATCCTCTCGCCGTGGAACTACCCGTTCCAACTGCTGGCGGCGCCGCTCATCGCGGCCATCGCCGCGGGCAACGCGGTGATGCTCAAGCCCAGTGAGAAGACGCCGCACACGTCGCGCTTCCTGGCGAAGCTGGTGCGGGACGTGTACCCGGAGAACGAGGTCGCGGTGTTCGAGGGTGGCGCGGAGGTGGCGGAGGCGCTGCTCCAGCACCCGTTCGACCACTTCTTCTTCACGGGCAACCCGAACATCGGCCGCAAGGTGATGGCGGCGGCGACGAAGTTCCTGTCCAGCGTGACGCTGGAGCTGGGCGGCAAGTCGCCGGTCATCATCGACGAATCGGCGAACCTGAAGGCGGCGGCGGAGGCGCTGGCGTGGGGCAAGTTCGTCAACGCGGGCCAGACGTGCGTGGCGCCGGACTACATCTACGTGCCGGCGTCGAAGCAGCAGGCGTTCCTGGAGGCGTTCAAGGCGGTGCTGACGCGCTTCTACGGCGCGACGGAGGCCGAGCGTCAGGCGAGCCCGGACTTCGCCCGGGTGGTGGACCCGGCGGCCTGGAGGCGGCTCAAGGAGGTGCTCGACCGCACGGTCGCAGCGGGAGCGAAGGTGGAGGCGGGCGGCACGGCGGACGCGCCGTCACGGTACGTGGCCCCCACGGTGTTGTCCGGGGTGACGACGCGGATGCCCATCATGGAGGCGGAAATCTTCGGGCCGGTGTTGCCGGTGCTGACGTACGAGCGGCGCGAGGAGGTCTACGCGCACATCAACGAAGGCGGGAAGCCGCTGGCGCTGTACGTGTTCTCGCAGGACTCCAAGATGGTGGAGGAGGTGCTCCAGCACACGACGTCCGGCGGGGTGGTGGTGAACAACGTGCTCATCCACGTGGCGAACCCGAACCTGCCGTTTGGCGGGGTGGGGATGAGCGGGTTGGGGAACTACCACGGGCACTACGGCTTCAAGACGTTCAGCCATGAGCGGGCCGTGATGGTTCAGTGGATGAAGTCGCTGGCCGCGGTGTTCTTCCCGCCGTATCGGGGAAAGACCCAGGAATGGGCTTCCAAGGCGACCCGGATGCTGGAGTAG
- a CDS encoding TetR/AcrR family transcriptional regulator, which translates to MVGALAEKRVMPLRARRDEDKEARRRELLDAARALFEATSFAEVKMADVAARTGLAKGTVFLYFPTKEALFLALLDDLLTAWFAKLNGLLAEGGTWTGHQLARTVAGSLEGEETFTRLLALAQTVLEQNVTVAQAQAFKERVLVSMGTTAALLQARLSFLTPESAVQLIRHVHALMTGLRQMADIAPVAREVLTLPHMAPLRVDFSAELTAAITTLLRGLEAR; encoded by the coding sequence ATGGTGGGAGCACTGGCCGAGAAGCGGGTCATGCCGCTGCGGGCGCGGCGGGACGAGGACAAGGAAGCGCGACGGCGGGAGCTGCTGGACGCGGCGCGGGCGCTGTTCGAGGCCACGTCGTTCGCCGAGGTGAAGATGGCGGACGTCGCGGCGCGCACGGGCCTGGCGAAGGGGACGGTGTTCCTCTACTTCCCGACGAAGGAGGCGCTGTTCCTGGCGCTCCTGGACGACCTGCTCACCGCGTGGTTCGCGAAGCTGAACGGGCTCCTGGCGGAAGGCGGCACGTGGACGGGCCACCAGTTGGCGCGCACGGTGGCCGGGTCGCTGGAGGGTGAAGAGACCTTCACGCGGCTCCTGGCGCTGGCGCAGACGGTGCTGGAGCAGAACGTCACGGTGGCGCAGGCGCAGGCCTTCAAGGAGCGCGTGCTCGTGTCCATGGGGACGACGGCGGCGCTGCTCCAGGCGCGGCTGTCCTTCCTCACGCCGGAGTCCGCGGTCCAGCTCATCCGCCACGTGCACGCGTTGATGACGGGCCTGCGGCAGATGGCGGACATCGCGCCCGTGGCGCGCGAGGTGCTGACGCTGCCGCACATGGCGCCCCTGCGCGTGGACTTCTCCGCCGAGCTGACGGCGGCCATCACCACCCTCCTTCGCGGGCTCGAAGCCCGCTGA
- a CDS encoding phospholipase D-like domain-containing protein: MRPIDAELLSGSALYQEVVLRKLAHARESVWMATANVKAMYVERSKGAFVPLLEVLDGLAARGVALRLLHAELPSRPFRAAFDARSRLVKGGLELKVCPRVHFKAVVVDGAWVYLGSANLTGAGLGAKGDDVRNFELGFVTEDFDTIDRTTALFEAVWSGAECRGCRLRAVCPDPILPSGGGQAKKRGRDAVRLGKSRRLRRPREDST, from the coding sequence ATGAGGCCCATCGACGCGGAGCTGCTGTCGGGGAGCGCGCTGTACCAGGAGGTGGTGCTGCGCAAGCTGGCCCACGCGCGCGAGTCGGTGTGGATGGCCACCGCCAACGTGAAGGCCATGTACGTGGAGCGCTCGAAGGGGGCGTTCGTGCCGCTCCTGGAGGTGTTGGACGGGCTGGCCGCCCGGGGCGTGGCGCTGCGGCTGTTGCACGCGGAGCTGCCCAGCCGGCCGTTCCGGGCCGCGTTCGACGCCCGCTCCCGGCTGGTGAAGGGTGGGCTGGAACTGAAGGTGTGCCCGCGCGTCCACTTCAAGGCGGTGGTGGTGGACGGCGCCTGGGTCTACCTGGGGAGTGCCAACCTCACCGGTGCGGGCCTGGGGGCCAAGGGCGACGATGTCCGCAACTTCGAGCTGGGTTTCGTGACGGAGGACTTCGACACCATCGACCGGACGACGGCCCTCTTCGAGGCCGTGTGGAGCGGCGCCGAGTGCCGGGGATGCCGGCTTCGCGCGGTGTGTCCTGACCCCATCTTGCCCTCCGGCGGCGGACAGGCGAAGAAACGGGGACGGGACGCGGTGCGTTTGGGGAAGTCCCGCCGGCTGCGACGTCCACGGGAGGACTCGACATGA
- a CDS encoding sensor histidine kinase, producing the protein MTPPTSSAWDDANADVQARRRVRRRTYWWCALLIALGSLMHPLILGGFRADFLAAHWVWAGAFLALGAAVGAGWLRAPFSGIAAGTVSLTALTVSIQLTGGLESPLFPAFYTVPLLVAVFVPGQRLPVWSAIGGTLVAVGLMTWLSHVPWPVFVSQCLSLVFVFAVSAHGAEAFRKLRAAERNAHLERVEALRQLAESESRRVRVERQRAEVERLVVVGQLAAGVAHEVNNPLAYVKSNLHYLQEEWARGAPEDLEDMRRVLDETQQGVLRIQQIVTDLRLFSREAPDELESCDVAQALAEAQRLASVRLRSLGVVDRDVAQGLSPARVTARHLVQVLVNLLLNSADALEAARSSKPAHVTLRARMEDGRVRVEVEDNGPGIPEAALPRLFEPFFTTKPPGKGTGLGLALCRDYVARAGGTLDAENRAEGGARFILRLPVAGTASPPVHREAPAPVDANAEPAAE; encoded by the coding sequence GTGACGCCTCCAACCTCCAGCGCGTGGGACGACGCGAACGCGGATGTCCAGGCCCGCCGTCGGGTCCGGCGGCGCACGTATTGGTGGTGCGCTCTGCTCATCGCGCTGGGCTCGCTCATGCACCCGCTCATCCTGGGCGGCTTCCGCGCGGACTTCCTCGCGGCGCACTGGGTCTGGGCCGGGGCGTTCCTCGCACTGGGTGCCGCGGTCGGCGCGGGGTGGCTGCGTGCGCCCTTCAGCGGCATCGCGGCGGGCACCGTCAGCCTGACGGCGCTCACCGTGAGCATCCAGCTCACCGGAGGCCTGGAGAGCCCGCTGTTCCCCGCCTTCTACACGGTGCCCCTCCTGGTCGCCGTCTTCGTCCCGGGCCAGCGCCTGCCGGTGTGGTCCGCCATTGGTGGCACGCTGGTGGCGGTGGGGCTGATGACGTGGCTGTCGCATGTGCCCTGGCCGGTGTTCGTCAGCCAGTGCCTCAGCCTCGTCTTCGTGTTCGCGGTGTCCGCGCACGGCGCGGAGGCCTTCCGCAAGCTGCGCGCGGCCGAGCGTAACGCGCACCTGGAGCGCGTGGAGGCCCTGCGCCAACTGGCGGAGAGCGAGTCGCGCCGTGTGCGCGTGGAGCGCCAGCGCGCGGAGGTGGAGCGGTTGGTGGTGGTAGGGCAGCTGGCCGCGGGCGTGGCCCATGAGGTGAACAACCCGCTCGCGTACGTGAAGTCGAACCTGCACTACCTCCAGGAGGAATGGGCGCGCGGCGCGCCCGAGGACCTGGAGGACATGCGGCGCGTGCTGGACGAGACGCAGCAGGGCGTGCTGCGCATCCAGCAGATCGTCACCGACCTGCGCCTGTTCTCGCGCGAGGCCCCGGACGAGCTGGAGTCGTGTGACGTCGCGCAGGCGCTGGCAGAGGCGCAGCGGCTGGCCTCGGTGCGCCTGCGCAGCCTGGGCGTGGTGGACCGAGACGTCGCACAGGGGCTGTCCCCCGCGCGCGTCACGGCCCGCCACCTGGTGCAGGTGCTGGTGAACCTGCTGCTCAACTCCGCGGACGCGCTGGAGGCCGCGCGCTCCAGCAAGCCCGCGCACGTGACGCTGCGCGCGCGCATGGAGGACGGCCGCGTGCGGGTGGAGGTGGAGGACAACGGGCCCGGCATCCCCGAGGCCGCGCTGCCGCGCCTCTTCGAGCCCTTCTTCACCACGAAGCCGCCCGGCAAGGGCACCGGCCTGGGCCTGGCGCTCTGCCGCGACTACGTGGCGCGCGCGGGCGGCACCCTGGACGCGGAGAACCGCGCCGAAGGCGGTGCTCGCTTCATCCTCCGGCTGCCCGTCGCCGGTACCGCATCCCCCCCTGTGCACCGCGAAGCGCCAGCGCCCGTGGACGCGAACGCGGAGCCCGCGGCCGAGTAG
- a CDS encoding helix-turn-helix transcriptional regulator: MEQRLATLIGNAVRVARQRLELTQADVAERVGIATEVYGRLERGHMLPSVRTLRKLCLVLSCSSDVLLGLSATAAVTEDGAPQLAEDPPEYRERPEVRRLMRTVRKLDSPRLRLLGQVAHALER; encoded by the coding sequence ATGGAACAGCGACTGGCAACCCTCATTGGAAACGCGGTGCGAGTGGCCCGGCAGCGGCTGGAGCTGACGCAGGCCGATGTCGCCGAGCGCGTCGGCATCGCCACCGAGGTGTACGGCCGTTTGGAGCGCGGGCACATGCTGCCCAGCGTGCGGACGTTGCGGAAGCTGTGCCTCGTGCTCAGCTGCTCCTCGGATGTGCTGCTCGGGTTGAGCGCGACGGCGGCGGTGACGGAGGACGGCGCGCCGCAGCTCGCGGAGGATCCGCCGGAGTACCGCGAGCGTCCGGAGGTGCGGCGCCTGATGCGCACCGTGCGCAAGCTGGACTCTCCGCGCCTGCGCCTGTTGGGTCAGGTGGCGCACGCGCTGGAGCGATGA
- a CDS encoding NAD(P)H-dependent flavin oxidoreductase, protein MAPSRIDTAVTQMLGIRYPIIAAPMFLVSNAALLEAAGRAGAIGAVPSLNYRTAQAYRDFLSTFPKDVPFGVNLILKWAERLEEDVAATVERKVPLVITSLGDPTPIVERVHAYGGKVWSDVISLRHAEKAVKAGVDALVAVGSGAGGHAGNLSPMVLGPWLKAELGVPVVLAGALSTGRHLAATLALGMDGAYVGTRFLATEEAGAAPDYKQALVDSGPEDLEYTKEVTGVHGNFIKSALERFRAGQGKAWKDTWSAGQGVAFVKDVLPAATVVERMVREYSEARAALPSES, encoded by the coding sequence ATGGCCCCTTCGCGCATCGACACCGCGGTGACCCAGATGTTGGGCATCCGCTATCCCATCATCGCCGCCCCCATGTTCCTGGTGTCCAACGCGGCGCTCCTGGAGGCCGCCGGGCGCGCGGGCGCCATTGGCGCGGTGCCGTCGCTCAACTACCGCACCGCGCAGGCGTACCGGGACTTCCTGAGCACGTTCCCCAAGGACGTGCCCTTCGGCGTGAACCTCATCCTCAAGTGGGCCGAGCGCCTGGAGGAGGACGTGGCCGCGACGGTGGAGCGCAAGGTGCCGCTGGTCATCACCAGCCTGGGCGACCCCACGCCCATCGTGGAGCGCGTGCACGCGTACGGCGGCAAGGTGTGGAGCGACGTGATTTCGCTGCGCCACGCGGAGAAGGCCGTGAAGGCCGGCGTGGACGCGCTCGTCGCGGTGGGCAGCGGCGCGGGAGGCCACGCGGGCAACCTGAGCCCCATGGTGCTGGGCCCGTGGCTCAAGGCGGAGCTGGGCGTGCCGGTGGTGCTCGCGGGCGCGCTGTCCACGGGGCGCCACCTGGCCGCCACGCTCGCGCTGGGGATGGATGGCGCGTACGTGGGCACGCGCTTCCTGGCCACGGAGGAGGCCGGCGCCGCGCCCGACTACAAGCAGGCGCTGGTGGACTCGGGGCCCGAGGACCTGGAGTACACGAAGGAAGTCACCGGTGTGCACGGCAACTTCATCAAGAGCGCGCTGGAGCGCTTCCGCGCGGGCCAGGGCAAGGCGTGGAAGGACACCTGGAGCGCGGGCCAGGGCGTGGCCTTCGTGAAGGACGTGCTGCCCGCCGCGACCGTCGTCGAGCGCATGGTGCGTGAGTACTCCGAAGCCCGCGCCGCGCTGCCGTCCGAATCCTGA